A genome region from Hippopotamus amphibius kiboko isolate mHipAmp2 chromosome 1, mHipAmp2.hap2, whole genome shotgun sequence includes the following:
- the LOC130839344 gene encoding centromere protein L-like — translation MGPHLSAQDSMSPLHAALQMGLSPVIVRLTVESYHAPEATPRQSASSRLKDYFIGATPLQKRLESVRKPTSFMPTPPPRKIPQCSQLPEDADPPKFAFLLHKQRTLYSLTPLYKFSYTNFKQYSKLLNAFIAAEKQKGLAVEVGEDFSIKVIFSTLLGMKGTQRDAEAFLIQILCHKYLIGVLAYLTELAIFQID, via the exons ATGGGCCCGCACCTGAGCGCCCAGGACAGCATGAGCCCTCTGCACGCCGCCTTGCAGATGGGCCTCAGCCCGGTCATCGTGAGGCTGACCGTGGAGTCTTACCATGCACCAGAAGCGACTCCTAGGCAGAGTGCATCCTCAAGGCTTAAAGATTACTTTATAGGTGCCACCCCTCTGCAAAAACGATTAGAATCAGTCAGGAAGCCGACTTCATTTATGCCAACTCCGCCTCCAAGGAAAATTCCCCAGTGTTCACAACTGCCGGAAGATGCTGATCCTCCAAAGTTTGCATTCCTTCTGCATAAACAGCGGACTTTATATAGTTTAACTCCCTTGTAT aaattctcctataCTAATTTCAAACAGTATTCTAAACTTCTGAATGCATTTATTGCTGCTGAAAAGCAAAAAGGACTTGCTGTGGAAGTGGGAGAGGACTTCAGCATCAAAGTGATTTTCTCTACCCTCCTGGGAATGAAAGGAACACAGAGAGACGCTGAGGCATTTCTTATCC agattttgtgTCATAAATACCTTATTGGAGTGTTGGCATATTTGACAGAACTGGCAATTTTTCAAATTGACTGA
- the LOC130839403 gene encoding olfactory receptor 4F4-like → MVENLFAANENVTTEAISWNESISETNHSIVTEFFSLGLSNSQELRIFLFVFFFVFDVGTVFGNLLIVITVASDSHLHTPTCFLLANLSLIDLCLTSVTAPKVIPDFFRKCKVISFKGYLAQVFLLHFFGGSELAILMATAFDRYVAICQSLHYATIMCDSVCVGIVAAAWGTGFLHSASQLAFAENLPFCGPNEVDSFYCDLPKVIRLACTDTYRLDIMVIANSGELPVCSFVLLIVSHTVILVTIQCLPSERSSKALSTLTAHITVVLLFFGPYIFIYAWPFSVKSLDKFLVVFCSVVTPLLNPTIYTLRNKDMKTAMRRLRKWNMNSRIKS, encoded by the exons ATGGTAGAAAACCTTTTTGCTGCGAATGAGAAC GTAACTACAGAGGCTATTTCCTGGAATGAATCAATAAGTGAAACAAATCACTCCATAGTGACTGAGTTCTTTTCTCTGGGACTCTCTAATTCTCAGGAACTCCGGATTTtcctatttgtgttcttttttgtaTTCGATGTAGGAACTGTGTTTGGAAACCTTCTTATTGTCATCACTGTAGCTTCTGACTCCCACCTTCACACCCCCACATGCTTCCTGCTGGCCAACCTCTCCCTCATTGATCTGTGTCTGACTTCAGTCACAGCCCCCAAGGTGATTCCTGACTTTTTCAGGAAATGCAAGGTCATCTCGTTCAAGGGCTACCTGGCTCAggtatttctccttcacttctttGGTGGGAGTGAGTTGGCGATCCTTATGGCCACGGCCTTTGACAGATATGTGGCGATCTGTCAATCCCTTCACTACGCTACAATTATGTGTGACAGTGTGTGTGTTGGCATTGTGGCTGCTGCATGGGGAACTGGCTTCCTCCACTCAGCCAGCCAGTTGGCCTTTGCTGAGAACTTACCTTTCTGCGGCCCCAATGAGGTAGACAGCTTTTACTGTGACCTTCCCAAGGTCATCAGACTTGCCTGCACAGACACCTATAGGCTGGATATCATGGTCATTGCTAACAGTGGAGAGCTCCCTGTGTGTTCTTTCGTTCTCCTAATTGTCTCACACACTGTCATCTTAGTAACCATCCAGTGTCTCCCTTCAGAGAGGTCATCCAAGGCTCTGTCTACTTTGACTGCTCATATCACAGTAGTTCTTTTGTTCTTTGGACCATATATCTTCATTTATGCCTGGCCATTCTCCGTCAAGTCATTAGATAAATTCCTTGTTGTCTTTTGTTCTGTGGTCACTCCTCTCTTGAACCCAACTATATACACACTGAGgaacaaagacatgaaaactgCAATGAGACGGCTGAGAAAATGGAATATGAATTCTAGGATAAAGTCGTAA